From the genome of Nasonia vitripennis strain AsymCx chromosome 1, Nvit_psr_1.1, whole genome shotgun sequence, one region includes:
- the LOC107981538 gene encoding uncharacterized protein LOC107981538, protein MILKVYIACTYDHVSTRCRVEQTIGMFTNIWRVIKRARKLMYEPQKFAEIVNACAILYNYRRRHGIVDDPVLRVAPRNRPVRNRNMDHPAGIAERNRIIQEYYR, encoded by the exons ATGATACTGAAGGTATACATTGCTTGCACCTATGATCATGTAAGTACACGTTGTCGTGTAGAGCAAACAATTGGAATGTTTACCAATATATGGAGAGTCATTAAAAGAGCTCGAAAACTTATGTATGAACCACAGAAGTTTGCTGAAATTGTAAATGCTTGTGCAATATTGTACAATTACAGAAGAAGACACGG catTGTTGATGATCCTGTGCTACGAGTAGCCCCACGTAATCGACCAGTACGTAACCGCAACATGGATCACCCTGCAGGAATTGCAGAAAGGAAtcgaataattcaagaatatTATAGGTAG
- the Ndufb4 gene encoding NADH dehydrogenase [ubiquinone] 1 beta subcomplex subunit 4: MSNKITGADEIYDVSAREREVIEWKAKRRLELRNLYLREKHNPNSPHVGHIFDPAVQRHYSTLFCKEQFFRPTVKSFLWNVVVLGGSMFLLGWRVKKFRDEKEHRFATGQVSYRDREWKFV; encoded by the exons ATGAGTAACAAAATTACTGGGGCAGATGAAATTTATGATGTATCTGCCCGAGAAAGAGAAGTGATAGAATGGAAAGCAAAAAGACGTTTAGAATTACGTAATCTATATTTGCGAGAGAAACATAATCCAAACTCTCCCCACGTAGGCCATATA TTTGATCCAGCTGTTCAACGACATTATTCAACTCTTTTTTGTAAAGAGCAATTCTTTAGACCAACAGTCAAGTCTTTCTTGTGGAATGTTGTAGTTCTCGGTGGAAGCATGTTTTTGTTAGGTTGGCGTGTTAAAAAGTTTAGA GATGAAAAAGAACATAGATTTGCCACTGGTCAAGTGAGTTACAGGGACAGAGAGTGGAAATTCGTATAA
- the LOC100678464 gene encoding WD repeat-containing protein 6 isoform X2: protein MNFSDLSTDVLAVKCISNYVFIGIGCKLYAICKTDYKIKIKIDALHPDNIHGIVIKSNSKLIVYGGKSLCVFDLNISDNDVSINMLDKIHRFDDWIIDVDWLGSLRDSTLTILFAHNNVYNYDLSDQNFTNTACNEICLLYAGTISGQNYEKAIIFSGTVFQEILIWSINNKTDNRYSEVLHRLKGHKGVIFSIFYNPTNNLICSTSDDRTVRLWKVSSENMDDQNPINWVNAKISLQTTMYGHLARVWRAVLFKSVIISIGEDSRICFWNLSGELIHKIEAHQGASIWCIDISEDDIVYTGGADGYVNCWPLGSIKSYMENHILLENKDIIPKNVNFIDDGDVFIFINCDSSNKILHFCKKQYQLKYTYDVSDYPSTYCIMELSLNRQRIALASIKGEVTLYDKTQSKWMHSCTYKVMDSKIYSMQWLDHDIVATCGSEGVLLIIKFVSNGIQVLSEHILPPSRERWTTSACMHKNLLICGDRMGSIFIYKLDNNSKNPLQSFKKIHGRLGVQSCSIIDSNLISTGRDGTLRFYTFSNVDSITPTVNFLYTKSTPMDWASRLLKIENNHYVLGFKEEDFVIYDVRLKRILLTIHCGGGHRSWDCIIKDKLIKFVYIQKRKVCTVTIPLNKICIPPLLSGFHKKEIYCIKTLPLLSKHHNILISGGEDCSFHINYINSSTSKLKPNFKLINNYDGHLSSGRAQLKIWEIIINFSESTFVNEDLSCKDLLSYMLHGPDKERNKIWVGKELMYNADPETRYMDISTLRNPDHTCDIFIFIACSDGYLRTLNYNVESNEIKLIDSLAYKSRCILKVHAFLYKKKILIMSMATDGLLNFWHFSASNEIVSIRNLPIDDKLNISLHQSGINSFDIKVVNDSEYILATGGDDNLLSLLIFEITLTSNEDLFIRTKSSWKSTSSHHAQITGLKLLNDNRLVSVGTDKQLLVHKYSVDGSKISSILVEEKTLCISDVQGLTLCENQMTNTELFCIYGKGLQLLKNSK from the exons atgaatttttcggATTTGAGCACTGATGTGCTTGCTGTAAAATGCATAAGTAACTATGTCTTTATAG GAATCGGTTGTAAACTTTATGCAATATGCAAAAcagattataaaataaaaatcaaaatagatgCTCTTCACCCTGACAATATTCATGGTATTGTTATAAAGTCAAATAGTAAACTTATTGTTTATGGAGGAAAAAGTTTATGTGTTTTTGATCTAAATATATCTGACAATGATGTGAG CATCAACATGTTGGATAAAATTCATCGATTTGATGACTGGATTATTGACGTTGATTGGCTTGGATCACTTAGAGACTCTACATTGACAATATTGTTCGCGCACAATAATGTTTATAACTATGATTTATCTgatcaaaattttactaataCGGCTTGCAATGAAATATGTTTACT ATATGCTGGTACGATATCAGGccaaaattatgaaaaagcaattatttttagtGGAACTGTATTTCAAGAAATACTAATTTGgagtataaataataaaacagaTAATCGATACTCAGAAGTTTTACATCGACTTAAAGGGCATAAA ggagttattttttcaattttctataATCCAACAAATAATCTTATTTGCTCTACATCAGATGACAGAACTGTGCGATTGTGGAAAGTATCTTCTGAGAATATGGATGATCAGAATCCTATAAATTGGGTAAATGCTAAAATATCTCTACAAACAACCATGTACGGACATTTAGCCAGAGTTTGGAGGGcagttttatttaaaagtgTGATTATTAGCATTGGAGAA GATTCTCGAATAtgtttttggaatttatcTGGTGAACTAATACACAAAATAGAAGCTCATCAAGGAGCATCAATTTGGTGTATTGATATATCTGAAGATGATATTGTATATACTGGAGGAGCAGATGGATATGTAAATTGTTGGCCTTTAGGAAGCATTAAAAGTTATATGGAAAACCATATTTTACTAGAAAATAAAGACATAATACCTAAGAATGTCAATTTTATTGATGATGGtgatgtttttatttttataaattgtgATAGTAGTAATAAGATATTACACTTTTGTAAAAAGCAATATCAGTTAAAGTATACTTATGATGTATCTGATTATCCATCAACTTATTGTATTATGGAACTCTCTTTAAATAGACAACGTATTGCTTTAGCATCCATTAAAGGAGAAGTAACATTATATGATA aAACACAAAGCAAGTGGATGCATTCTTGTACATATAAAGTTATGGACTCAAAAATATATTCCATGCAATGGTTGGACCATGATATAGTTGCTACTTGTGGATCAGAAGGAGTTTTACTTATTATCAAATTTGTATCCAATG gTATTCAAGTTTTATCCGAACATATATTGCCACCAAGTCGAGAGCGATGGACTACATCAGCATGCATGCATAAAAATCTTCTAATATGTGGAGATAGAATGGGCAGTATCTTTATATACAAGCTagataataattcaaaaaatccACTGCaatcgtttaaaaaaattcacggAAGACTTGGTGTACAATCGTGTTCAATCATCGATTCAAATCTAATAAGTACTGGACGTGATGGAACTCTAAGATTTTATACGTTTTCTAATGTTGATAGCATAACTCCAACTGTTAATTTCCTGTACACCAAAAGTACACCAATGGATTGGGCCAGCCGATTgcttaaaattgaaaataatcattACGTTTTAGGATTTAAAGAG GAAGATTTTGTAATTTATGATGTTAGGCTGAAGCGAATTCTGTTAACAATTCATTGTGGTGGAGGACATAGGTCTTGGGATTGCataataaaagataaattgataaaatttgtttacatacaaaaaagaaaagtttgtACAGTAACAATACccttaaataaaatatgtataccACCATTATTG tctggatttcataaaaaagaaatatattgTATTAAAACTTTACCATTACTTTCAAAACATCATAACATTTTAATATCTGGAGGAGAAGATTGTTCTTTccatataaattatatcaacTCATCAacttcaaaactaaaaccaaattttaaacttataaataattacGATGGTCACTTATCAA GTGGAAGAGCACAACTGAAGATATgggaaataattattaattttagtgAGAGTACATTTGTAAATGAAGATCTTTCCTGCAAAGACTTACTATCCTACATGTTACATGGACCAGACAAAGAACGTAACAAAATATGGGTTGGCAAAGAACTCATGTATAATGCAGACCCAGAAACACGTTATATGGACATAAGTACCTTACGAAATCCTGATCACACATGtgatatttttatctttattgcATGTTCGGATGGTTATCTTAG AACACTAAATTACAACGTTGAATCCAATGAAATAAAGCTGATTGACTCATTGGCATACAAAAGTAGatgtattttaaaagttcatgcattcttatataaaaaaaaaatattaattatgtcAATGGCAACCGATGGATTATTAAACTTTTGGCATTTTTCAGCTTCAAATGAAATAGTATCCATTAGAAACTTGCCAATTGATGATAAACTAAATATTAGTTTACATCAATCTGGAATTAACAGTTTTGATATTAAAGTTGTAAATGATAGTGAATATATTTTAGCAACAGGTGGAGATGATAATCTTCTaagtttattaatatttgaaATAACTCTAACAAGCAATGAAGATCTATTCATTCGAACTAAATCTTCTTGGAAAAGCACTTCTAGTCATCATGCTCAAATTACAG gtttaaaacttttaaatgaTAATAGACTGGTTAGTGTTGGAACAGATAAACAGTTACTTGTACATAAATATTCAGTTGATGGTTCAAAAATATCTTCAATACTTGTGGAGGAAAAAACTTTATGCATATCTGATGTACAAGGTTTAACACTTTGCGAAAATCAAAT gaCTAATACAGAACTGTTTTGTATTTACGGGAAAGGATTGCAACTATTGAAAAATAgcaaatga
- the LOC100678215 gene encoding uncharacterized protein LOC100678215 yields MVSCKIKGCKNRSDKKGQPKLHFFSFPKDPETASKWIEVCKHSVNIKNSRVCSVHFQPSCYKPRPLHLKDLNYSQSGVRTLLPDAVPTESIASDDASRSVTKHQKRAQNPSNNNNNNQNVLHVSNSKVNEKVPAVLYLRVLDNNPKHQFKSVSTPPKSFKYISGHSNLDVRLERIEAPSYILDHQYAANSNQNLNVIDDPMKKNENNSTEVYKTTNLEIRPKLNNSLSDQDQIAQLKRQLQIKTMEHQTVQKQLKRLQNESKNFVNKRVRDILKNVFSTNQIDKLINPFKSKIKWSIEDIISAISLQNISLKAYSYLRNNNYPLPGLSTIRKWTANIKVAEGLLTDILTVMKHRTKSLSVFQKIVILNFGEISIAQKNCQICIVRGLFYKWIQPIYYSFDKTLTTNIVKEIISKLYDAEYIVVAITSNYQSFDDQIWTDLNIGVQNSRKCYFDHPKTSSYKVFVFPCESNLLSLIGQYFFKSGFIVNGKQVNKRCLEEIAEINKNSPGENVYKLTSEFLGTYKSDQSAFLIKKLFTKEIASEITYFGHEKFILYKDWKYVAEFFESLGNWIDLCNSQVEEGFKEGEEPYGFHLEYQNKVMNKMEKLMLTTKIVDSEKSSIIQDQVILKSNSLKELLIYLQQNFSIEDFQINYILTARFSDELLEHFYEYLSDQDVSSDNFAITNFQNKLRKCLLGKHFHDASFRKVVKYPEPCLIDFNEKSDATADDIKQPKGATIGAAGKIRRFLTINNIPAQRVHKNLLHILGKKETEK; encoded by the exons ATGGTATCGTGTAAAATAAAAGGCTGCAAGAATAGATCTGACAAAAAAGGACAACCAAAACTTCACTTTTTCTCCTTTCCTAAAGATCCAGAAACTGCTTCAAAATGGATAGAAGTTTGTAAACATTCAGTTAATATAAAGAATT CTCGGGTGTGCTCTGTTCATTTTCAACCTTCTTGTTATAAACCAAGGCCACTGCATTTGAAAGATTTAAATTACTCTCAAAGTGGAGTGCGAACACTATTACCTGATGCAGTTCCAACAGAAAGTATAGCCTCAGATGATGCTAGTAGATCAGTTACTAAACATCAAAAGCG TGCTCAAAATCCATccaacaacaataataataatcaaaacgTTTTACATGTCTCTAATTCGAAAGTCAATGAAAAAGTTCCTGCAGTATTATATTTACGAGTATTGGATAATAATCCTAAACATCAATTCAAAAG TGTTTCTACCCCACCAAAatcttttaaatatataagtgGTCATTCAAACTTAGATGTTCGTCTTGAACGTATTGAAGCTCCTTCATATATACTAGATCATCAATATGCTGCAAATAGTAATCAAAATTTGAATGTCATAGATGAtccaatgaaaaaaaatgagaataaTAGCACTGAAGTTTACAAGACAACTAATTTAGAAATCAGACCAAAATTAAATAACTCATTGAG tgaTCAAGATCAAATAGCGCAACTTAAAAGGcaattacaaattaaaaccATGGAACACCAAACTGTTCAAAAGCAGTTAAAAAGATTACAAaatgaatcaaaaaatttcgtCAACAAGAGAGTTCGtgacattttaaaaaatgttttctcaACAAATCAGATAGATAAACTAATTAATCCATTCAAATCTAAAATCAAGTGGTCTATAGAAGACATAATTTCAGCTATATCTTTACAGAACATAAGTCTGAAAGCTTATTCTTATTTACGAAACAATAATTATCCATTACCTGGTTTATCAACTATTCGGAAATGGACAGCCAATATCAAAGTCGCTGAAGGTTTATTAACTGATATTTTAACTGTGATGAAGCACAGAACAAAGTCGTTAtcagtttttcaaaaaattgttattttaaacTTTGGTGAAATAAGTATTGCGCAAAAGAATTGCCAAATTTGCATAGTCAGGGGGCTATTCTATAAATGGATACAGCCAATTTATTACAGTTTTGATAAAACATTGACAAcaaatattgtaaaagaaataatatcgAAATTGTATGATGCTGAATACATTGTAGTGGCAATAACTTCAAATTATCAATCATTTGATGATCAAATATGGACAGATTTGAATATTGGTGTTCAAAATTCTCGAAAATGCTATTTTGATCACCCAAAAACAAGCAGTTACAAAGTTTTCGTTTTTCCATGTGAATCAAATTTGTTATCCCTCATTGGACagtattttttcaaaagtggaTTTATTGTCAATGGCAAGCAAGTAAATAAACGATGCTTGGAAGAAATTGcagaaatcaataaaaattcacCAGGAGAAAACGTTTATAAACTAACATCAGAATTTTTAGGGACTTATAAATCTGATCAGAGtgcgtttttaattaaaaagttgtTTACAAAAGAGATTGCTTCAGAAATAACTTATTTTGGTCAtgaaaagtttattttgtataaagaTTGGAAATATGTCGCGGAATTCTTTGAGTCGCTTGGAAATTGGATTGATTTGTGTAATAGCCAAGTGGAAGAAGGATTTAAGGAAGGTGAAGAACCATATGGTTTTCACTTAGAATATCAAAATAAAGTTATGAATAAGATGGAAAAACTCATGCTTACTACAAAAATTGTTGACTCGGAAAAATCATCCATTATTCAAGATCAAGTCATCTTAAAAAGTAATTCGCTCAAAGAATTGTTGATTTATTTGCAACAAAATTTTAGTATTGaagattttcaaattaattacATTTTAACAGCAAGATTCAGTGATGAATTATTGGAACATTTTTATGAATACTTAAGTGACCAAGATGTATCAAGTGATAATTTTGCAATTACAAATTTCCAAAACAAGCTCAGAAAATGCTTATTAGGAAAACATTTCCACGATGCATCGTTTCGTAAAGTTGTAAAGTATCCGGAACCATGTTTaatagattttaatgaaaagtCGGATGCAACTGCAGATGACATTAAACAACCAAAGGGGGCTACAATAGGTGCAGCAGGAAAAATTAGAagatttttaacaattaataatattCCTGCACAAAGAGTCCACAAAAATTTATTGCATATTCTCGGCAAAAAAGaaactgaaaaataa
- the LOC100678464 gene encoding WD repeat-containing protein 6 isoform X1 yields the protein MNFSDLSTDVLAVKCISNYVFIGIGCKLYAICKTDYKIKIKIDALHPDNIHGIVIKSNSKLIVYGGKSLCVFDLNISDNDVSINMLDKIHRFDDWIIDVDWLGSLRDSTLTILFAHNNVYNYDLSDQNFTNTACNEICLLYAGTISGQNYEKAIIFSGTVFQEILIWSINNKTDNRYSEVLHRLKGHKGVIFSIFYNPTNNLICSTSDDRTVRLWKVSSENMDDQNPINWVNAKISLQTTMYGHLARVWRAVLFKSVIISIGEDSRICFWNLSGELIHKIEAHQGASIWCIDISEDDIVYTGGADGYVNCWPLGSIKSYMENHILLENKDIIPKNVNFIDDGDVFIFINCDSSNKILHFCKKQYQLKYTYDVSDYPSTYCIMELSLNRQRIALASIKGEVTLYDKTQSKWMHSCTYKVMDSKIYSMQWLDHDIVATCGSEGVLLIIKFVSNGIQVLSEHILPPSRERWTTSACMHKNLLICGDRMGSIFIYKLDNNSKNPLQSFKKIHGRLGVQSCSIIDSNLISTGRDGTLRFYTFSNVDSITPTVNFLYTKSTPMDWASRLLKIENNHYVLGFKEEDFVIYDVRLKRILLTIHCGGGHRSWDCIIKDKLIKFVYIQKRKVCTVTIPLNKICIPPLLSGFHKKEIYCIKTLPLLSKHHNILISGGEDCSFHINYINSSTSKLKPNFKLINNYDGHLSSIKCISILSLTIYENMSKFLIFSGGGRAQLKIWEIIINFSESTFVNEDLSCKDLLSYMLHGPDKERNKIWVGKELMYNADPETRYMDISTLRNPDHTCDIFIFIACSDGYLRTLNYNVESNEIKLIDSLAYKSRCILKVHAFLYKKKILIMSMATDGLLNFWHFSASNEIVSIRNLPIDDKLNISLHQSGINSFDIKVVNDSEYILATGGDDNLLSLLIFEITLTSNEDLFIRTKSSWKSTSSHHAQITGLKLLNDNRLVSVGTDKQLLVHKYSVDGSKISSILVEEKTLCISDVQGLTLCENQMTNTELFCIYGKGLQLLKNSK from the exons atgaatttttcggATTTGAGCACTGATGTGCTTGCTGTAAAATGCATAAGTAACTATGTCTTTATAG GAATCGGTTGTAAACTTTATGCAATATGCAAAAcagattataaaataaaaatcaaaatagatgCTCTTCACCCTGACAATATTCATGGTATTGTTATAAAGTCAAATAGTAAACTTATTGTTTATGGAGGAAAAAGTTTATGTGTTTTTGATCTAAATATATCTGACAATGATGTGAG CATCAACATGTTGGATAAAATTCATCGATTTGATGACTGGATTATTGACGTTGATTGGCTTGGATCACTTAGAGACTCTACATTGACAATATTGTTCGCGCACAATAATGTTTATAACTATGATTTATCTgatcaaaattttactaataCGGCTTGCAATGAAATATGTTTACT ATATGCTGGTACGATATCAGGccaaaattatgaaaaagcaattatttttagtGGAACTGTATTTCAAGAAATACTAATTTGgagtataaataataaaacagaTAATCGATACTCAGAAGTTTTACATCGACTTAAAGGGCATAAA ggagttattttttcaattttctataATCCAACAAATAATCTTATTTGCTCTACATCAGATGACAGAACTGTGCGATTGTGGAAAGTATCTTCTGAGAATATGGATGATCAGAATCCTATAAATTGGGTAAATGCTAAAATATCTCTACAAACAACCATGTACGGACATTTAGCCAGAGTTTGGAGGGcagttttatttaaaagtgTGATTATTAGCATTGGAGAA GATTCTCGAATAtgtttttggaatttatcTGGTGAACTAATACACAAAATAGAAGCTCATCAAGGAGCATCAATTTGGTGTATTGATATATCTGAAGATGATATTGTATATACTGGAGGAGCAGATGGATATGTAAATTGTTGGCCTTTAGGAAGCATTAAAAGTTATATGGAAAACCATATTTTACTAGAAAATAAAGACATAATACCTAAGAATGTCAATTTTATTGATGATGGtgatgtttttatttttataaattgtgATAGTAGTAATAAGATATTACACTTTTGTAAAAAGCAATATCAGTTAAAGTATACTTATGATGTATCTGATTATCCATCAACTTATTGTATTATGGAACTCTCTTTAAATAGACAACGTATTGCTTTAGCATCCATTAAAGGAGAAGTAACATTATATGATA aAACACAAAGCAAGTGGATGCATTCTTGTACATATAAAGTTATGGACTCAAAAATATATTCCATGCAATGGTTGGACCATGATATAGTTGCTACTTGTGGATCAGAAGGAGTTTTACTTATTATCAAATTTGTATCCAATG gTATTCAAGTTTTATCCGAACATATATTGCCACCAAGTCGAGAGCGATGGACTACATCAGCATGCATGCATAAAAATCTTCTAATATGTGGAGATAGAATGGGCAGTATCTTTATATACAAGCTagataataattcaaaaaatccACTGCaatcgtttaaaaaaattcacggAAGACTTGGTGTACAATCGTGTTCAATCATCGATTCAAATCTAATAAGTACTGGACGTGATGGAACTCTAAGATTTTATACGTTTTCTAATGTTGATAGCATAACTCCAACTGTTAATTTCCTGTACACCAAAAGTACACCAATGGATTGGGCCAGCCGATTgcttaaaattgaaaataatcattACGTTTTAGGATTTAAAGAG GAAGATTTTGTAATTTATGATGTTAGGCTGAAGCGAATTCTGTTAACAATTCATTGTGGTGGAGGACATAGGTCTTGGGATTGCataataaaagataaattgataaaatttgtttacatacaaaaaagaaaagtttgtACAGTAACAATACccttaaataaaatatgtataccACCATTATTG tctggatttcataaaaaagaaatatattgTATTAAAACTTTACCATTACTTTCAAAACATCATAACATTTTAATATCTGGAGGAGAAGATTGTTCTTTccatataaattatatcaacTCATCAacttcaaaactaaaaccaaattttaaacttataaataattacGATGGTCACTTATCAAgtataaaatgtatttcaaTTCTTAGCTTGACTATTTATGAGAACAtgagcaaatttttaattttttctggaGGTGGAAGAGCACAACTGAAGATATgggaaataattattaattttagtgAGAGTACATTTGTAAATGAAGATCTTTCCTGCAAAGACTTACTATCCTACATGTTACATGGACCAGACAAAGAACGTAACAAAATATGGGTTGGCAAAGAACTCATGTATAATGCAGACCCAGAAACACGTTATATGGACATAAGTACCTTACGAAATCCTGATCACACATGtgatatttttatctttattgcATGTTCGGATGGTTATCTTAG AACACTAAATTACAACGTTGAATCCAATGAAATAAAGCTGATTGACTCATTGGCATACAAAAGTAGatgtattttaaaagttcatgcattcttatataaaaaaaaaatattaattatgtcAATGGCAACCGATGGATTATTAAACTTTTGGCATTTTTCAGCTTCAAATGAAATAGTATCCATTAGAAACTTGCCAATTGATGATAAACTAAATATTAGTTTACATCAATCTGGAATTAACAGTTTTGATATTAAAGTTGTAAATGATAGTGAATATATTTTAGCAACAGGTGGAGATGATAATCTTCTaagtttattaatatttgaaATAACTCTAACAAGCAATGAAGATCTATTCATTCGAACTAAATCTTCTTGGAAAAGCACTTCTAGTCATCATGCTCAAATTACAG gtttaaaacttttaaatgaTAATAGACTGGTTAGTGTTGGAACAGATAAACAGTTACTTGTACATAAATATTCAGTTGATGGTTCAAAAATATCTTCAATACTTGTGGAGGAAAAAACTTTATGCATATCTGATGTACAAGGTTTAACACTTTGCGAAAATCAAAT gaCTAATACAGAACTGTTTTGTATTTACGGGAAAGGATTGCAACTATTGAAAAATAgcaaatga
- the LOC100115622 gene encoding trafficking protein particle complex subunit 5: MSSITISAVRPRTSILDKSLSKGKGEVSLSCYALLFSELVQYCQNRVYTVPELQNKLSEMGAEVGHRVTDLLVVREKGGKREIKLLNILLFIKSTLWKSLFGREADKLEHANDDERTYYIIEKESLVNKFVSVPKDKGSLNCASFVAGIVEAVLCDCGFPAKVTAHWHKGTTYMVKFDDAVIARDKQLEDR; encoded by the exons atgtcaagtattACGATATCAGCGGTTCGTCCACGAACAAGTATTCTTGATAAATCTTTGAGTAAAGGAAAAGGAGAGGTTAGCTTGAGCTGCTATGCTCTTCTGTTTTCGGAACTAGTTCAATATTGTCAAAATCGAGTTTACACGGTTCCTGAACTTCAAAACAA ATTATCAGAAATGGGTGCCGAAGTAGGTCATCGTGTAACAGATTTATTAGTTGTAAGAGAAAAGGGTGGTAAACGagaaataaaattgttaaacattttactttttattaaaagtacATTGTGGAAATCCTTATTTGGGCGTGAAGCTGACAAGTTGGAACATGCTAATGATGATGAACGAACCTATTACATCATTGAAAAAGAGtcattagtaaataaatttgtttcaGTCCCTAAAGATAAAGGTAGTTTAAATTGTGCATCTTTTGTGGCTGGAATAGTTGAAGCTGTTTTATGCGATTGTGGATTT CCAGCCAAAGTTACAGCACATTGGCATAAAGGAACAACTTACATGGTTAAATTTGATGATGCTGTTATTGCTCGTGATAAACAACTTGAAGATAGATAG